A region of the Propionispora hippei DSM 15287 genome:
AAATGAAAGAATTGCAGGAGCTGACCGAATTTCTCACAGGTCCCCGGGTTGCCCGTATTTGTGCCGCTGCCTCGTTTCCCGCCGTGCATCCGGAAGGCGATTGGGCCGTTCCGCCGGGCGGACGTCTAAAATGGCTTGGCTGGGATTTTGTTAAGAAGCATGATATGGAAAACCTGATTGAACGGCTGAATGCTGATTTCCTCCGGACCCGTCAAGCCGGGGAGCGGGAGGGAGGTAAACAATGAAGCTGATTACTGTAGCCGGTCCGCCGGCTGCCGGCAAAACATCGGTCATTATCAAGGTGGCCGGCGCTCTCCAGGCCGCCGGTAAAACGGTGGGGGTCATTAAATTTGATTGTCTTTCCACTCAGGATAAGGAGTTATATGATAAAAAGAACATACCGGTAAAAATCGGGTTATCGGGCAACCTTTGCCCTGATCACTTTTTTGCAATCAACATAGAAGATGCTTTCGCCTGGGGTCAGGGACAGGGTTTTGAGTTTTTAATCAGTGAAAGCGCCGGGTTATGCAACCGGTGTGCTCCTCATATCCGGGGCGTTACGGCGGTTTGTATCATTGATAATCTCAGCGGCATTCATACGCCGCAGAAGGTCGGCCCCATGTTAAAGCTTGCGGATATGATCATCATCACCAAGGGTGACATTGTTTCCCAGGCAGAACGGGAGGTTTTTGCTTTCCGGGTTAGGCAGGTTAATCCGGGAGCGGTGATTTTGCCTGTAAACGGTTTAACCGGGCAGGGCGCTTATGAGGCCGGTACGTTTTGGAATAAGGCGGAAGACCGGGATACGTTGTCCGGCTGCCGTTTGCGTTTTTCCCTGCCGGCAGCAACCTGCTCTTATTGTTTGGGCCAAACCCAAATCGGCGACAATTATCAAATGGGCAATGTGCGGAAGATGGTCTGGTAACGTTAGCCGGTGCCAAACGCGAGGGGAGGGCATGAAGGATGAATGTGCTGGTAACTGGTATGACGTTAAGGGAACTGTTTGCCCGGTATCCCTATGCCCGGGATTTTTTTGAGGCCTTTGACGAATATGAAGCACAAGAAACACTGCCAGTTGCGGATTTTTTTACCATGCTGGATGACGAGCTTTTAGCCGACCGGGGAGTTGAGCGGGAAGATCTGCCCCGGCAGTTAGCGGAATATCTGGCTTTTATGCAGCAGCTTACAGAGCCTTCTGTGGAAGAGGTCCGGTCAATCACCATCGTTGGCGGCCGGGACAAAAGCGGCGTGCCGGAGAATTGTCGGTTAACCATCCGGACCGGTGAAATTATTTGTATTGTCGGACCTACCGG
Encoded here:
- a CDS encoding GTP-binding protein, producing MKLITVAGPPAAGKTSVIIKVAGALQAAGKTVGVIKFDCLSTQDKELYDKKNIPVKIGLSGNLCPDHFFAINIEDAFAWGQGQGFEFLISESAGLCNRCAPHIRGVTAVCIIDNLSGIHTPQKVGPMLKLADMIIITKGDIVSQAEREVFAFRVRQVNPGAVILPVNGLTGQGAYEAGTFWNKAEDRDTLSGCRLRFSLPAATCSYCLGQTQIGDNYQMGNVRKMVW